One genomic region from Bacteroidales bacterium encodes:
- a CDS encoding dihydrofolate reductase: protein MTISIIAALAENNVIGKDNDLIWHISEDLKHFKKLTSGHTIIMGRKTYESLPFKPLPKRKNIVISKKNDLYFEGAIVVKNPEEALKECKDEDEIFICGGATIYKYFLPLADKMYITKVYKAFEGDTFFPDYIQDNWRIRLQSEKFTDEKSNIEYKFIDYIR from the coding sequence ATGACAATTTCAATAATAGCAGCTTTAGCAGAAAATAATGTAATAGGAAAAGATAACGACTTAATCTGGCATATTTCAGAAGACCTGAAACATTTCAAAAAATTAACATCCGGGCATACGATTATTATGGGCAGGAAAACTTATGAATCTTTACCTTTTAAACCTTTGCCTAAAAGAAAAAATATTGTTATTTCAAAAAAGAATGACTTATATTTTGAAGGAGCAATAGTTGTAAAGAATCCGGAAGAAGCTTTGAAAGAATGCAAAGATGAAGATGAAATCTTTATTTGCGGCGGAGCAACAATATATAAATACTTTTTACCTCTGGCTGATAAAATGTATATAACGAAAGTTTACAAAGCTTTTGAAGGAGATACTTTTTTTCCTGATTACATTCAAGATAATTGGAGAATAAGACTTCAATCTGAAAAATTCACGGATGAAAAATCAAATATCGAATATAAGTTTATTGATTATATAAGGTAA
- a CDS encoding thymidylate synthase: MQQYLNLLNRVLNEGVKKEDRTGTGTISVFGHQMRFNLQDGFPLITTKKLHLKSILHELLWFIKGSTNAKYLQENGVRIWNEWADTDGELGRIYGYQWRSWTTENGGHIDQLLNVILQLKENPDSRRHIVSAWNVGDLDKMNLPPCHILFQFYVADNKLSCQLYQRSADIFLGVPFNIASYALLIMMVAQEAGYKLGDFVHTLGDAHIYTNHIEQVKLQLTREPKELPKLILNPDVKKVVDFTYDDFILEDYNPYPHIKGAISV, from the coding sequence ATGCAACAATATCTAAATCTGCTTAACAGAGTATTAAATGAAGGTGTAAAAAAAGAAGACCGCACCGGAACCGGAACAATAAGTGTATTCGGGCATCAAATGCGATTTAATTTACAAGATGGTTTTCCTTTAATAACAACAAAGAAGTTACATCTAAAATCAATTCTTCATGAATTGCTTTGGTTTATTAAAGGTTCAACGAATGCGAAATATTTGCAAGAAAACGGTGTGCGAATTTGGAACGAATGGGCTGATACTGATGGTGAATTGGGAAGAATTTACGGTTATCAATGGCGATCATGGACGACTGAAAACGGCGGACATATAGATCAATTATTAAATGTGATTCTGCAACTTAAAGAAAATCCCGATTCAAGACGTCATATCGTGAGTGCTTGGAACGTCGGCGATCTTGATAAAATGAATTTACCGCCTTGCCATATCTTATTCCAATTTTATGTAGCAGATAATAAACTTTCATGTCAACTTTATCAAAGGAGTGCCGATATTTTTCTTGGTGTTCCGTTTAATATTGCGTCTTATGCTTTGCTTATTATGATGGTTGCACAAGAAGCAGGTTACAAACTTGGAGATTTTGTTCATACTTTGGGTGATGCTCATATTTATACAAATCATATTGAACAAGTAAAATTGCAACTGACAAGAGAACCGAAGGAATTGCCAAAATTGATACTTAATCCGGATGTGAAAAAAGTTGTTGATTTTACTTATGATGATTTTATTTTAGAAGATTATAATCCGTACCCTCATATAAAAGGTGCAATATCTGTATAA
- a CDS encoding SpoIIE family protein phosphatase, whose product MNLLFNIQKKYLLFFLILIIHNSFVYAQEGSPFITNYEIKNQYKFQNWSIIQDDDNIMFFANQKGILSFDGFAWEMITTPTMPLTMYADTTYKKVYVGCVDDAGYIEKDTTGTFTFISINKNNDKIGKTIEISSIKDRLIVLSEKFVTIYDINDHTVIKQIPNNRKELHLKNIINYPGEIFIVSENNSFYKLEGDSLNIVQIKNKKNIGEILFDFPISEKRSLIGTTNNKLYFFGGKSVWQLNIQDQKYLNESILSDAIRLSDSKIAISTLIGGILIIDINTRKTIKNVNYSSGLPDNEIYAIGKDVNKGLWLSHGLGISRIDFSIPVKFYNTYPGIKGRLLSIINLNNTVYVGTSENLFYLEELDEYKRAKLIEKQIYSISRNLKTEKELRAKEEAKKKGIFKGLQKKIKKFISPEDQISISEKKKNALIRNRKLLGMQSVSHQYIKIEGLDDRCKILVPFEDKLLVGGNNGVYEIFENEAKKIIPGHYINNIIPDKGNPNLFYVCTNSGLILMEFVEKEWKITEIEELKEETVNSVIANDTSIWIGTNKNVFLIDTAANKIKTYNIDNKYAEPAIIQEFYNKIYVLLPSKTLYYNQDKDSMILFISKELSFIKTQSNALWIYDRDKWEPLLQPLNYNLQNIVFLNLFNNIEHIYIDKNNNTWVIDDNSNLYKISNLHDDFYNPEQNIYIKNIANQNGDKYSLQNLFLDSDENYIQVSLSAPYYIKQNATEYQYFLEGLMKKWSAWGKDANISFPYIPYGNYTLHVKAKNILGNISDEKSISFSIKEPFWEKDWFLISCGIFFLIIIILIIRLRERKHQKNQKILEQKIQERTKTIEEQRNQIEKSHKSIKDSIVYAKRIQRAIMPSKEVLDKSFSDYFVYFKPRDIVSGDFYWIKQINYFTVYAVADCTGHGVPGAMLSMLGISFLGEIVTKTRFDKPDEILNRLRKKIKSSLKQSNKNIESKDGMDIALCVIDHDSLQLQFAGAYNPVYILRAGELIEIKATRNPIGIYIKEQPFKNNNFRLEKGDILYTFSDGYTDQFGQNNQKFNKPNFKKLLKVIHEKPMQEQKKILEDIHKKWKGKTDQTDDIIVMGVRI is encoded by the coding sequence ATGAACTTACTTTTTAACATACAAAAAAAATATCTGTTGTTTTTTTTGATTTTAATAATTCACAACTCCTTTGTATATGCACAAGAAGGGAGTCCTTTCATAACTAATTATGAAATAAAAAATCAATATAAATTTCAGAATTGGTCAATTATTCAAGATGATGATAATATAATGTTTTTTGCTAATCAAAAAGGCATATTAAGTTTTGACGGTTTTGCTTGGGAAATGATTACAACTCCTACTATGCCTTTAACAATGTATGCTGATACTACATATAAAAAAGTTTATGTAGGATGTGTTGATGATGCAGGTTATATAGAAAAAGATACGACAGGTACTTTCACTTTTATATCAATCAATAAAAATAATGATAAAATTGGTAAAACAATTGAAATTTCTTCAATTAAGGATAGGCTGATAGTTTTATCAGAAAAATTTGTAACGATTTATGATATTAACGATCACACTGTTATAAAACAAATTCCTAATAACAGAAAAGAGTTGCATTTAAAAAATATCATTAATTATCCCGGAGAAATATTTATAGTATCAGAGAATAATTCATTTTATAAATTAGAGGGTGATTCTTTGAATATTGTTCAAATAAAAAACAAAAAAAACATTGGCGAAATATTATTTGACTTCCCAATCAGTGAAAAAAGATCATTGATCGGAACGACTAATAATAAACTCTATTTTTTTGGAGGGAAATCAGTTTGGCAATTAAATATTCAAGATCAAAAGTATTTAAACGAAAGTATATTATCAGATGCAATTCGTTTATCAGATTCGAAGATTGCAATATCAACGCTGATAGGCGGTATTCTTATAATTGATATTAATACAAGAAAAACAATAAAAAATGTTAATTATTCTTCAGGATTACCTGATAATGAAATCTATGCAATCGGAAAAGATGTAAATAAAGGTTTGTGGTTATCTCACGGATTAGGCATAAGCCGAATTGATTTTTCAATTCCCGTAAAATTCTATAATACATATCCGGGTATTAAAGGCAGATTATTATCAATTATTAATTTAAATAATACTGTTTATGTCGGGACAAGTGAGAATTTATTTTATTTGGAAGAACTTGATGAATATAAACGGGCAAAATTAATTGAAAAACAAATTTATTCAATATCAAGAAATCTTAAGACCGAAAAAGAATTAAGGGCTAAAGAAGAAGCAAAGAAAAAAGGTATTTTTAAGGGTCTTCAAAAAAAAATAAAAAAATTTATTTCACCGGAAGACCAAATTAGTATATCAGAGAAAAAAAAGAATGCCTTAATAAGGAACAGAAAATTATTAGGAATGCAATCTGTAAGTCATCAATATATTAAGATTGAGGGTTTAGATGACAGATGCAAAATTTTAGTTCCCTTTGAAGATAAACTTTTGGTTGGAGGGAATAACGGAGTATATGAAATATTTGAAAATGAAGCAAAAAAAATAATTCCGGGTCATTATATTAATAATATTATACCGGATAAAGGCAATCCTAACCTGTTTTATGTTTGTACAAACAGCGGTTTAATATTAATGGAATTTGTTGAGAAAGAATGGAAAATAACAGAAATTGAAGAATTAAAAGAAGAAACAGTCAATTCTGTAATTGCCAATGATACATCTATTTGGATCGGAACGAATAAAAATGTTTTTTTAATTGATACCGCCGCTAACAAAATAAAAACATATAATATTGATAATAAATATGCTGAACCGGCTATAATTCAAGAATTTTATAATAAAATATATGTCTTATTACCCTCCAAGACATTATATTACAATCAAGACAAAGACAGTATGATCTTGTTCATTTCAAAAGAATTATCATTTATAAAAACTCAATCAAATGCTTTATGGATATACGACAGAGATAAATGGGAACCTCTTTTGCAACCTTTAAATTATAATCTACAAAACATTGTTTTTTTAAATTTATTTAATAACATTGAACACATTTATATTGACAAAAATAATAATACTTGGGTTATTGACGATAATAGTAATTTATATAAAATAAGCAATTTACATGATGATTTCTACAATCCTGAACAAAACATATATATAAAAAATATTGCAAATCAAAACGGTGACAAATATTCATTACAGAATTTATTTTTAGATTCAGATGAAAACTATATCCAAGTGTCTTTATCGGCACCCTATTATATAAAACAAAATGCAACAGAATATCAATACTTTTTAGAGGGTCTGATGAAAAAATGGTCTGCCTGGGGAAAAGATGCAAATATTTCTTTTCCGTATATTCCCTACGGCAACTATACATTACATGTTAAAGCAAAAAATATTCTCGGAAATATAAGCGATGAAAAAAGTATTTCTTTTTCAATAAAAGAACCTTTTTGGGAAAAGGACTGGTTTTTAATAAGCTGCGGTATCTTCTTTTTAATAATTATTATTTTAATAATCAGATTAAGAGAACGGAAACATCAAAAAAATCAGAAAATTTTGGAACAGAAAATTCAAGAACGGACAAAAACTATTGAAGAACAACGTAACCAGATTGAAAAAAGCCATAAAAGTATTAAGGACAGTATTGTTTATGCAAAACGAATTCAAAGAGCAATAATGCCTTCTAAAGAAGTATTAGATAAATCATTTAGTGATTATTTTGTTTATTTTAAACCAAGAGATATTGTAAGTGGTGATTTTTACTGGATTAAACAAATTAATTATTTTACAGTATATGCAGTTGCTGATTGTACAGGACACGGTGTTCCCGGAGCAATGTTAAGTATGCTGGGAATTTCTTTCTTAGGAGAAATTGTTACAAAAACTCGATTTGATAAACCTGATGAAATATTAAACAGATTAAGAAAAAAGATAAAAAGTTCATTGAAACAATCTAATAAAAATATTGAATCAAAAGACGGAATGGACATTGCCTTATGTGTGATAGACCATGATTCTTTGCAACTTCAATTTGCCGGTGCTTACAATCCTGTATATATCTTACGTGCCGGAGAATTAATTGAAATTAAAGCTACACGAAATCCTATCGGAATATATATAAAAGAACAACCATTCAAAAACAATAATTTCCGGCTTGAAAAAGGAGATATTCTTTACACATTTTCTGACGGATATACAGATCAGTTCGGACAAAATAATCAAAAATTTAATAAACCTAATTTTAAAAAACTTCTGAAAGTTATCCATGAAAAACCTATGCAGGAACAGAAAAAAATTCTGGAAGATATTCATAAGAAATGGAAAGGTAAAACAGATCAAACTGATGATATTATTGTAATGGGGGTTAGGATATAA